The genomic DNA TGGTGCAGCATCATTCTCTCGGTGGTCCACGTCCAGACCGTGGTATTCCGTGGCTTCTCTATCGTCGTCTGGCATTATTAGTTAACTGGAAGAAAAAGCAATAAAAGTGTTTGGGTCCGCTGAATTACGATACTCAAGCAAACTTCATCCGCTAACTGCTAGCGAATCTTCGTTTCCGAGCATCCAGACCGTCTTTGAACAATTCTTCTGTAAACCAATTGTCCACAGACCAAAACCGCAAGAGATCGGAAGGAAGAAGTGCTCCGTCAGGGTTTTGAACCTGGTCTTTGCCGTGAGAGAGCAACAAACTGGTGAGCGACAAAATTAGGATGCTCCACCGGGCCATACGTATGAAACGACTATATTAGAGTCGAGTTTGTTGGGAGATACTTCCAACTACTCGCCGAAGGCATCCGCGAGCAACTCCTTCATCGCGGGCCGCCGGGCTTCTCGGCGTTTCTCCTCAGAAAGATAGTTCTGATGCACCACATCCGCGGATGAGCTCCCCTGCTCGTCAGCGATGATATCGAGGCGGTCAAGCACGTCTGCAAGCGCGTCCTGGTACTGGCTATACCAGAATCGGCGGGCCATGTGGGGCTTCGGGAGACCACCGTCGACGCGGACATCAGCCTGTTCGGCGAGTCGGTGGAACCGATTTCGGACAGTATCCGAATCGATGTGGCCAGTCTCGGCCTGCGTCGAGGGAAAGAGATAGCCATTCCACTCATCGTAGTCATCGACGAGTTCGAGCTGGCGCTCTCGGTAGGCGTCCAAGCCGTAAAGAAGGCTGACCGTGCTCGGGCCGTTCTTCCGCTCCTCGAACTCAAGATGTGGGTCGTCGGAGTCGACACCGACGAACTGGTTGACGTGGAGTCGCGCGACCTCGCCCGACCGCAAACCCCACGCAGCGAGTGCAACGAGCAGAAGGCGGTCCGCAGGCGTGTCGGCTTCGTTGTTGAGTGCTCGGACGTCCGAAGGCGCTAGTGCCTTATTGTCGGGTTCTGCGCGCTCCCAGCCGAAGTCAGTCGTCACGCCATCCAAGGGGTTGTAAGCGGCCGCGCCGTGCCGGTCGAGTCGATCGTACCAGCCCTGGACCGTCCCGACGTACGTGAATTTCGTGCCGTCAGTCGCGAGCTTGTCGTCGAGGACCTCCACAACTTGGTAGGCACGCTCGGTTTCGGCAGCCTGCTCTGTTGGATTAGAAAGTGGCGTGAGGAGATTCGACGTTTCGTGGAGGTCCTCGTAGATTTGAGCATAGGTTGCCAGATGGGTGCGTTTTGAGGCGAGCGTGGAGTCGGCAAGCTTCCGGCGACGGTCGAGTGCGCGGAGGTAGGCCTCGAACTCGTCGATGGTTTCGGTGGACGAAATCTGCCAGGCGTAGTCATCCGGTGATTTACTGGAAACGGTGGAGTCGTCAAGGCCGACCACGTCGGTGAGGAACTCTTTGACAGTAAAGTCGTGGTGTTCGCGAAGAGTATAGCTGATACCGCTGTATCCGAGGTCGGCGAGTGTCTTGTAGGACGGCCGAGTATGCGGATCGCATCCGTCACGGCGCAACGCGGGCGCGATTTCATCCCAATACAGATCTTCGAGATCGTCGAGGTCGTGGTGACTCCAGTTGATGGTCTCGCTCATGGGGGTGTAGCCGGATTTCTGCGGGGGTTGGTGATTTTAAGCTGAGTCATTTCTGGTTGCTGGGTTTTCGTACTATCTACTTTATGATTTTGCTTAGTCGGTTGTACATCTCTACACAACCGAACTAAGTACCATAACGAGCAAAAATATGACAAAACATAGTAAACCAAATAATGGTATACAAACTTTGCCTTCACGACCTCGGGCACGTACTGTGAGAGGTCAGAATCCGCCGTGTCCGCCCTGCAACTGTTCTTGTCGGTACCGTGAGTTCCGTGAAGTCGCGCTGATGTGTGCAGTCTATAACATCAAGAAGGCCGCAAAACAGAAAATTCTGCTCCCTTCATGCGCTTAAACACTGATCCTCAACTATCCCGTGTTGGTTCTTTACTGATTTTGTTCTATAAGTGGAATAGCGTCTCGTAAGAGAGAAACGGAAGTTCGGAATAAATTGATTCTTGGAATTTGAAATGATATACTCGGTCGATACTCGACATCTATAAGGCCATGATCTGTTGAGGATTTTGAGGACCTTCACAATTGGGAGAACAGTCCGTCCTCAACTCTAAGGATCGTCGAAGAAGCAGGTTCACGAACTCCCACATGTCGAATAGAAGGTATGCGAAGATGGCGATGAAATGACGGGATATATAGGTTTCTGGGGTCGTAGAATAATTTAGTTTGACGTCCTCCAACAACAATGCCTCCGAATCTGCTGCTGTGTTCTTTGCTTCTGCGATCCGACTTGAGTGCAATCGCAATGGCTTGTTCGGGCGTTCTGCTTCAATACCTTCTCAACTTTGATATTCTGCTACTTCCCAGTCGGTTTTCCAACTGCACTAACTGGACGGTGTGCTCAGAATTTTGTCGCAAGTGTTTAGTCTACTAAGTACATGATTGTAATCATGGGAGAATCCGACTTAGAGGCTCATAATAACCGTGAGCAGTTTAATCTTGCTTCTGAACTTGAAAAGGGGGATGAAGTTGAATTCGATACGGCTGAGGAGAGGATTTCTGGTAAAGTTGTTGGAATTGTAGGATCTAACCCGAAAAAGATCCACATCGAAAGTAGGGACGGAAGTCAATATACGCTTGTTCCAACTGGTGTTGAGGAAAATGAGGAAAACGCTGCCCTTTGGAGGACCCCCGAAGAGTACCCTGGACCTAAAGACATGCTCATTAACCTGAGTAGAAAAGGGAAGGCAAACCACGTTAGTTATAATATACTTCGCCTTATAGAGTAGATTTACAGAACTTATTATAGAGAGAATTTGTGAAGGAGTAATGTCCAAGTTACTCTCTGAAAGTAGCATGAATCACTATCTCTGTTCTAAGAGATTAACTATTCGGCATCACTATTGATAACTCTCCTCCTGATCCGAGGAACTGCTATTGAGAAGTTCATTAAAATTTGTTCGTATGATAATAGAGGGTCAATGAAATCCTGAATCTTACGCTCATTTGGTTTTTTGCGCCACAGAGGGGTGGAGGCGTATTAGAAGTTACCTCCAAAGAAACAATGATTCGAATGAATAGCGGCGACTGTGGTTCTGACGTATTGGGGAAGAAATACCGTCCTCGGGGAGAGATCCGTCATGACTGACGGTCCCGACCATAGAGGTCCTGCCGATGTACATCATCTTCTCGGGAATCAGCGACGTCTGCTTATCATCCGGTATCTTTCGCTCTTTGCTCCGGGGGCCACTGTGGAAGTGCGGCATGTTGCGAGAGTCGTCCGAGGTATCGAAGTCGGAAAACCTCCTCGCCAAGTGAGTACAGAGGACTACGAATCCGCCTATAATGGACTCATACAGCGACATCTTCCAAAACTCGCTGAAACGAGCCTCATCGAATACGACGCGGGGCGCAAACAGGTAACTGTCACTCAGCAACTTGACCAATATACTCTCATCATCGCTGCCACGAGCGTCATTACAAACTGAATAGCAAACCGTTCCAGAGTTGCTTGAGTGATAACTGGTAAGCGAGTCTTCTCAAGGTCAGCATCCATCTATTCTACAAGGGCATATCTTCAACTATTCACATACTCTCTTGGACGAACTCCTCTGTGATTACTTCTCTTTCATCCTCGATAGCGGTATCTAGTACCCGGCTACAGAGAGCCAAGACCTGACGGACGTTACCTTGCGACCGTTGGAGAATCATGTCTAGTGACTCCTCAGTAAAGGGATGTATTGGAGCTTCGCCGTTTGGTTCGTCTCGTTCTCTGTTGAGGTAGTCTGCGACTAATTCGTAGAGGTGTTCGCTCGTTAGAGGCCGCAGGGCTACTTCTTGGCCGATTCGCTCGCTGAACGCGTGATATTCGCTCATGACGTCTTGCCAGACTTCTGGCGCACACCCGAACAACACGCATAGACCGGAGCTATTCTGGTCCATCAGATGGCGGATGCTGTTGAGCGTGGCCTGTTCGTTCTTTGAATTGAGTCGCGCGATACTCTCGAATTCATCGACGAACACAAATACGCTAGTGTACCCGAGATCAAGAAGCAGGTTTTTGAGTGCCGTGAACGCTCGAACGCCCATTGTATCGTCGTCGAGTGCACTATGGATCTCCATTTCCTTGCGTTGTTCGTAGCGAATTCCTTCTGCGGTAAGCCACTGCCAGGCGTAGAGGTTCGTATCCTCGTAGACCATGTGGACAATCGCCCGAGCGAAGTCCGCGAAGCGGGTAATGTCGCTGAGCTTCCGGATTGCTTCAGGCACGATATCAGAGAGTAAGACATCACCTTCGTCGATGAGCGACCGCATTGATTCGGCCCCCATCGGGTTCGCGTCCGTCACGTCACGCGCGACCGAGGCTAACCAGTTATACGCCAACTCTTGAATGCGGTTGAAACCGAGGTCGTACATGAACTCGTGATAGATGTCGAGAAAGCCTTCACCCGGTTGAGCAACGTATCCGACGACGACATCGTCACGGTCCCGTAACAGCGATCGGGTGTATTTCAACGTGTGGGACTTCCCGTTCCCGTATTTTCCGGTGACGACGAGGTGTTTGGATTTCCCGGTCGCAAGCACCGATGAGACTGTGGAGCTGATTTGCTCTGCGACGTGTTGCTGGCCGCAGAAGATTTCTGGATCTTCTGCTGGGACGGGACTGTACGGGAATGGGTTCGCCTGTAGGTTGTACTGTGTGTAGTTCTGCTGCTCGTCGCTGATGGTGAATGAGTTGTTCATTTAGAATCCTCCGGTTTGAACGCTATATCGCGGTCGTATACCGCGATATAGTAGTACTGCTTGTCGTACTGTTCCACGCCAGCCATGACTTGCTGGGTTGACTGTGAAGTCGAGACCAGTCCGTCATCGCTGGCGAGATCGATTTGCTTGATACCGAAAGCAGCGTCTTTGGCTGCAGTATCCATGGGCGCTCCTGAGAGCTCAAGCTTCCCGACGTTTTGTTGGCAGAGTTCTACCAGCATCTCGTCGAAGTCGCTGCGTCTGCAACCCGTTCGCTCACAGACTTCCTCACGAAGACGCGGAATCGACAGGTATCGTTGTCGTAAGTTTACTCCTGCCGTCTGCTCAAGGTCGTCGTACGCACCGAGCAAAATGTACTGGAAGTTACGAGGTGGCTCTCCCTCGTCGGTGAGATAGTAACTGCCAGTAAACGCGTTTCGCTGAATGCGTCCTAGTCGTTCAGCCCAGTCGCCAAGAACTTCGACACTAGTTTGGTTGAACGTGTACGGCGTGTACTGTTGGTTTTCTTCGAGATGTTCTAACAGCGTGTCGAGATCCGTCGGCTCAACTTCCCCAAGCACTTCGAGGAATGTTCCGTAGTGTGGACTCTGAGTTGAGAGTACACTACTTACTGTCTCCCAGTTCTCTGCTCGAATCGCCTTGAGGAAGGACTCACCGACGTACGTTGTTGTGTAGACCGGGTCATCGTCAGGCCCATTCTCTTGCAGTAAATCGATCCGAGTCGCCTCTAAAATCGTTTCTCGTGCCCGCCGGTGGCTCACGTCGAGCGCTGTTTCTATGTCTTCTGTCGACTGCGCCTCGTCCTCACAGGCATGTGTGAGTTCGACGAGACGGGCGAGTGTGACTGGACGTACTGTCGCTCGTTCGTCGGTCATACGAGCCTCCGAATCTGTTGTTTCGCGGTTTTATACGCACGCTGGGTCACCTCGTTTCCGCGGAAACGGAGGTCAAGGTAGTTCTCGATGTCGCGCTCAGACTCGGCGACATAGCGAAATCGGCGCAGTTCGGTTGCGAGTGCCCAGAGGTTGTGTTGGGTAAGTGCAGTTCGGTCTTGGCGGATGTCATCTAGCGTTCGCTGACCACAAATTGGGCAGGGACAAGGGAGTCGTTCCATCTCCTCGATGTTCTGTAACTCTTCGCCACCGAATCCAGGTATCAGGTAATTCCGGTTTCCTGCTGCACGTATGAACGCTGACGAATCGAAACTGTCGACTCCCAGATACAACAGGAGTGGTTGATAGACGAGACCACCAAGACCGTACACGTGCAGATGCTTTTCAGTCGCTTTCCTCGCAGCAAGTACCAAACTCGTTACCTTCTCGTAGTCGGTCCGTATTGGCACGAGACTTCCGAGAGCATACCCGTGGAAGTCACCATATTTCTCAAGATGCTGGATGTTGTTCCGAATGGTTTCTGGGTCGTACCCGTGAACGCTAGCGAGGAGTAAGGAATCGCCGTCGTGGTGGTCGCTCGCCTCTAAAGCGAATTGGATGCTCTGCTCAATTCGGTCTTGGTTCTCTGCTGCCCGGTTCTTTCTGGAGAGAGGGACGTCGACCGTCCCGTAGATGTCTGCGTTCAACTGCCGTTGGGTCTCCAGGGTTTCCTTTGGGGTAGTGTCGACCTCTCCACTGGTGAAGTCAAACCCCCCACTATCCGCAAAAACGATGGTGTCCTCGGGGACGTCCATCTCTTCACGGAGAGTGACGCCGTTCGTTAAGCGGTTCCACATTGGGTCTCGGTTGCGGATCGACCGTGCGTTGATGATGGCCGAGGAGAAGTCGGGGATATCACCCACGTACGTTGGAGTGTTATCACTCGATCGTTTTCCGAGATTCCGGACGGGAAATAGGACCGGTGTGTCTAGGTTCCCGTTGGGTAAGTCGAGTTCGCGCCTTCTGTACAACATGCCTCCCGCTCGGGTAGGCTCTTACGATATTTAGATAATGGCTCAATAGGCAGTAAAATGAGTGGATTCCAAGAAGAAATTGGCCGAAACTGATTATATTTTAATCATTTCCAAGTGTCACCTGCGACGGTTCTTTGTCGACACGGCGGCACAGTTTTTCAATTGTCTCCGGTTGTAACCGACTAATACTGTCAATGCGCCGGGCGAAATTCTCCATGTAGAGGCCTTTCAGACCAACAACGATAGTGCCGTGTTTCTCTGCGTCATCCGTCCGTGCTGGCACAGACACGATATTATCGAACTGCTCGTCAACGAGTTCCCGATTGAACACCACTCCAATACGGTCAGCCGGGACATCCTGCACCATCTCGTCAATATCGATACTCGTGTAGTAGTCCTTCCCGAGAGTGAAGAAGACGACATTGTAGTCCGACTCGGCCATCACCTGCTCTAAGTCCTCCCGAATCCGTAACTGGGCGGACCGCTCACGGATCTCACTAACGTTCATCGAACTGAACGTCACCTCATATGGAGGCAGGGATTCTGTTTCCTCAACCAACCCAAAGCCTGCACTAATGAAGTACCGGCGGACATCATGGTCCTCCCGCTCCAACCGTCGCACCGCGTCCTTCACGAATTCTTGCTGGCGGCCGGTATATAAATCTCGGGCAGCAATTCCTGGCACGTCATCGCGTTCCAGCAGTTCCGTCCTCGAGAATTGGAGCGTCTCTTCCGCATCGAACTCAGGAGCAGTCTCTGGCGTGTTCTTCGAGCCCGAACACTGGTCGATAATCAAAATGTCGAGGCCATCGTCGGTCTCCAGTTCTGGCGGATGCGGAACGAAATCTTCACCAGCGACGTAATTCTCACCACACCGCTCAAGTGCGCTCTCTCGCACCGCGTCCGCTTCCTCGTAGACCTGAACGGAACAGTCGCTCTCCTCGACGGCATCGATAAGACGCTCGTCTACATCATCGTCGGGTGCATGGAGAATCAATTCCTGGTATCGCTCGGTCTCCCGGCCCAGATTTTCGGCCATACTAATACGTGAGAACGAAACGGTCGACGGCGTATCTTCCCACCATTCTCGGATCCCCTCAGCGTCCACAACACCGATTTCGGCAACAGGGAGATCGTGGACTTCCTCCCAGAAGTCCGAGTGCTCCTTCCGGAGATAGTCCTCAACCGTGTCGTAGCCAATTAGAGATGCCGTTCCCTGTGTTGCCACGAGGATTTTCGGCAGTTCGTCTGCGAACTCATCGTAGAACCGGCGCGTATTATGGAATCCACGTCGGCGGTTTCGGTCATTTCCACGGAAGATACAAACCTCAACACCATTCTCGGCGCATATTGGGCAATCACACTTCTCCCACGGTCGCTCTCGAAGCGTCTTCTGATACTCTTCAAGTAACTGATCATCCCCGATCCACTTTGCATAATCCTTGATGACCGTCCAAATCTGGTCGAACAGGCTGAATTCAGGGACTGCCGTCACGTCACCTAATATTTGGGAGTAAGGATCAACTTCCCCGTTCTCGTCGGGGAATTCATCTAACCCGATGCGTAAAACCGCCTGCTCTTGGATTTTATCGGGCGTTCGTGGGAACTTCTCGAACACTGTTTCTGCAGTTCGTATTAGTTCGATGTAGTCCTCGAACGGGACGGGGGAATCGGGGTCATCCTTTCGAAGTAGTTTGACCAGTTTGCCACGGAGATTCTTACTAAAGCTGGCTTGTAGCTCTCGGGCGTACTCGAAGTGGTCGCGGAAGGCCGCTTCGACATCTCGGAGTCGGGATTTGTCGTATCGGTCGTCGTGGCGGTGTTCCTGAAGATACTTCCGCGTCGCCGAGAGTACGGGCCCTGCTGTTTCACGCCAGTCCTGAAGGGCGTCTGTAATTGCCTCGTCCGCGGCGTATGCCCGGAGCGCCACGAGCGTTTCCCGCCCTCGCAACGATTTTTCGATTGCCTCGTCGAGGGTGTCGCGGTTGGAGGGGTATCGAACACGGATTGCGTCGTACCGCTCGTCCGCGTCTAACCGATAGTTCTGGCCGCCAGTCCACGCTGAGCGGAGCATGCTTGCGCTGTCGAAACTGGTCATCCCAGACCGGCCGACGGTTTCGAAGCCCTCCGTCTTCGCGAACCCGAAGACGTGTGAGTCAACGCGTGTATCGTGTTCGCGCTCGAACTCTTTGACGGTTTTTCCGACGCCCTTCACGATTTTCCGGACCGCGTGAATCGGACTGCCCGCAACCCCGCCAATTCCGAGATAGTTGTAGCCGATATCGAGAACGGTGTCGGCAGCATCGGCATACGACTCGGCGTTCCAGCCCTGAATTGCGACCATTAGTCGGAATGGGTAGTCCCCGTCGTGGTACAAGTCGTACATCTCCTGGGCGTTGCGCAACGTGAGCTCGTAACGGAACTCCGCGTCGTTCTCCCGGTAGACCGCGCGAGGATCGGTCTTTAGACGCTCAAGTACTGCATCTATGTCACCTTGGAAGTTCTCGGCGGTGAACGGTTCGACGTCTGCATCTTCTTCCGTCCGTATCGTCGGTTCGTACTCGTCGACGTATACCGGCCACTTCTCGGGCCACTCGTCCGTCATTAGGTCGACAGCGTCGGTCAGTGCATCGGGAATATCGCTCTTTTTGAAGTCTGAGTGGAAGGCTCGCTCGTCAAGATAGAGACGCCCTTTATCCTTTCCAGATCCTAGAACGAGATGGTCTATCGTCACTCCGACCGTAACTTCGAGTGTTTCGTAGAAGTCCAGCATCTCGGCGTTTCCGTACGGAGGGAAGGGGAGAGACTTGTACCCCCATGCGCCACAGTCACTAATCGTTGGTAACCAGTCAGGGATAGAGAGAACCGGATCGTCGTAGACGCCATACTCGGCGAGGCGTTCGGCCTTCCGGTTCGACTCTTCCACTTGTTCGCGCGAGATAAGCACGCCGTCGATAGGCGTTGTGTCCCGCTCGAAGATGTCCCAGATGTAGTCGAGATTGCGCTCCTGCCGATTAAGCGTAGAGAGTTCATCGTGCTCGAAGTCGTAGTGAGCGTCGACCGCATCATCCCACTCAGGAACGTAGAATCTCACAGGTCCTATTCACCGTCATGTGATTATTTTGCTCTTCCTTATGAATGTCCCTTTTGCTCTTTGCGCGAAATTGTGACTTGAGGGACCTCGCGAACTAGGAAGCACGACGAAGGACGTAAGGAAGTAACCGCCAAATACATTGCATCGTGGGAGTGACCTCAAGAACCCGCCTCCCTCGTAGCCAAGGTTAGCACGAGGAGTCTATGCGGACAATATCTTTATTCCTTGAACCCGTCCTTTCTAACGGGCGACGTGCCACCGCGTAGTGGGATGCGCGGTGCGTTTCGATTGTGTCGTCCAGACCTAGGGAAGTTTGGGAGTCGCCATCCTCCATCGGTGGCATTGATACTTCCCCTTTTGTACCGGGAACGCTACCCAACGAATAGCCGAATTAATTGCGGTTTAGATGAAATCACTCGGTATAGTGGGGAGACACGATGGCGTTCTGAGTTTCACCAGCCGTAATACGTCGGTACCAACTGATGGTCGGGAACTTCCTGCAATCGCTCTACCGCTAATTCGTCCGCCTCCGAGACATCCCAAACGATATCGAAGAACTTGATTGCAGCGTCGACGAACTGCGTCCGTTTCGTATAGACCCCGCACTCTGGGTTCCAGTCATAGCTGTTCTCCATAAAGTTCGCCGAACCGAGTAGCGC from Halorussus sp. MSC15.2 includes the following:
- a CDS encoding DUF6884 domain-containing protein; this translates as MRFYVPEWDDAVDAHYDFEHDELSTLNRQERNLDYIWDIFERDTTPIDGVLISREQVEESNRKAERLAEYGVYDDPVLSIPDWLPTISDCGAWGYKSLPFPPYGNAEMLDFYETLEVTVGVTIDHLVLGSGKDKGRLYLDERAFHSDFKKSDIPDALTDAVDLMTDEWPEKWPVYVDEYEPTIRTEEDADVEPFTAENFQGDIDAVLERLKTDPRAVYRENDAEFRYELTLRNAQEMYDLYHDGDYPFRLMVAIQGWNAESYADAADTVLDIGYNYLGIGGVAGSPIHAVRKIVKGVGKTVKEFEREHDTRVDSHVFGFAKTEGFETVGRSGMTSFDSASMLRSAWTGGQNYRLDADERYDAIRVRYPSNRDTLDEAIEKSLRGRETLVALRAYAADEAITDALQDWRETAGPVLSATRKYLQEHRHDDRYDKSRLRDVEAAFRDHFEYARELQASFSKNLRGKLVKLLRKDDPDSPVPFEDYIELIRTAETVFEKFPRTPDKIQEQAVLRIGLDEFPDENGEVDPYSQILGDVTAVPEFSLFDQIWTVIKDYAKWIGDDQLLEEYQKTLRERPWEKCDCPICAENGVEVCIFRGNDRNRRRGFHNTRRFYDEFADELPKILVATQGTASLIGYDTVEDYLRKEHSDFWEEVHDLPVAEIGVVDAEGIREWWEDTPSTVSFSRISMAENLGRETERYQELILHAPDDDVDERLIDAVEESDCSVQVYEEADAVRESALERCGENYVAGEDFVPHPPELETDDGLDILIIDQCSGSKNTPETAPEFDAEETLQFSRTELLERDDVPGIAARDLYTGRQQEFVKDAVRRLEREDHDVRRYFISAGFGLVEETESLPPYEVTFSSMNVSEIRERSAQLRIREDLEQVMAESDYNVVFFTLGKDYYTSIDIDEMVQDVPADRIGVVFNRELVDEQFDNIVSVPARTDDAEKHGTIVVGLKGLYMENFARRIDSISRLQPETIEKLCRRVDKEPSQVTLGND
- a CDS encoding tRNA-guanine transglycosylase; this encodes MLYRRRELDLPNGNLDTPVLFPVRNLGKRSSDNTPTYVGDIPDFSSAIINARSIRNRDPMWNRLTNGVTLREEMDVPEDTIVFADSGGFDFTSGEVDTTPKETLETQRQLNADIYGTVDVPLSRKNRAAENQDRIEQSIQFALEASDHHDGDSLLLASVHGYDPETIRNNIQHLEKYGDFHGYALGSLVPIRTDYEKVTSLVLAARKATEKHLHVYGLGGLVYQPLLLYLGVDSFDSSAFIRAAGNRNYLIPGFGGEELQNIEEMERLPCPCPICGQRTLDDIRQDRTALTQHNLWALATELRRFRYVAESERDIENYLDLRFRGNEVTQRAYKTAKQQIRRLV
- a CDS encoding BREX system ATP-binding domain-containing protein, with translation MNNSFTISDEQQNYTQYNLQANPFPYSPVPAEDPEIFCGQQHVAEQISSTVSSVLATGKSKHLVVTGKYGNGKSHTLKYTRSLLRDRDDVVVGYVAQPGEGFLDIYHEFMYDLGFNRIQELAYNWLASVARDVTDANPMGAESMRSLIDEGDVLLSDIVPEAIRKLSDITRFADFARAIVHMVYEDTNLYAWQWLTAEGIRYEQRKEMEIHSALDDDTMGVRAFTALKNLLLDLGYTSVFVFVDEFESIARLNSKNEQATLNSIRHLMDQNSSGLCVLFGCAPEVWQDVMSEYHAFSERIGQEVALRPLTSEHLYELVADYLNRERDEPNGEAPIHPFTEESLDMILQRSQGNVRQVLALCSRVLDTAIEDEREVITEEFVQESM
- a CDS encoding site-specific integrase, translated to MSETINWSHHDLDDLEDLYWDEIAPALRRDGCDPHTRPSYKTLADLGYSGISYTLREHHDFTVKEFLTDVVGLDDSTVSSKSPDDYAWQISSTETIDEFEAYLRALDRRRKLADSTLASKRTHLATYAQIYEDLHETSNLLTPLSNPTEQAAETERAYQVVEVLDDKLATDGTKFTYVGTVQGWYDRLDRHGAAAYNPLDGVTTDFGWERAEPDNKALAPSDVRALNNEADTPADRLLLVALAAWGLRSGEVARLHVNQFVGVDSDDPHLEFEERKNGPSTVSLLYGLDAYRERQLELVDDYDEWNGYLFPSTQAETGHIDSDTVRNRFHRLAEQADVRVDGGLPKPHMARRFWYSQYQDALADVLDRLDIIADEQGSSSADVVHQNYLSEEKRREARRPAMKELLADAFGE